One region of Duncaniella freteri genomic DNA includes:
- a CDS encoding phage virion morphogenesis protein: MLDPKQLKADILEDMRVELSDEFDRNFERKGFFSDKWKPRAHDYARGSLLMQSKAMRRSTQGEVSGDGVRFTSSEPYTALHNEGGTITVTGKMKRFFWAKFKETGEVGWKYMALMKVGQVIKIPQRQFIGDGPETQKLIRDVIQSNLDKFNLQLTEFLRQ, translated from the coding sequence GGCCGATATTCTCGAAGATATGCGCGTGGAGCTCTCCGACGAGTTCGACCGCAACTTTGAACGTAAGGGCTTTTTCTCCGACAAGTGGAAGCCTCGCGCACACGATTACGCGCGTGGCTCGCTCCTCATGCAGTCCAAGGCAATGCGCCGCTCCACACAGGGCGAAGTGTCCGGCGACGGCGTGCGCTTTACCTCCTCGGAGCCTTACACGGCCCTGCACAATGAGGGCGGGACAATCACCGTTACCGGCAAAATGAAACGCTTCTTTTGGGCGAAGTTCAAGGAAACAGGCGAGGTCGGCTGGAAATATATGGCCCTTATGAAAGTGGGGCAGGTTATCAAAATCCCGCAACGCCAGTTTATCGGCGACGGCCCGGAAACGCAAAAATTGATCCGCGACGTTATCCAGAGCAACCTCGACAAATTCAATTTACAACTAACTGAATTTTTAAGACAATGA
- a CDS encoding DUF3164 family protein: MDQELETALPELRSLSEQIKTVKDTVFGNFDTVLKMKAEVVGFKEDGQWSHTFTNQDSTMRLTLGVNTVDGWGDMVTAGIAMVRKYIESLATDAKTKTLVQTVLRLLSTDKQGNLNASRVLQLQKLADESDDDQFKEGVKIIRESYQPTATRRYIRAQYRDKGTGAWRNIPLGITDVDLLTEEEKAPEATAEADETEAKAEP, encoded by the coding sequence GTGGACCAAGAGCTGGAGACCGCGCTCCCCGAGCTCCGCAGCCTGAGCGAACAGATTAAGACGGTAAAAGATACCGTATTCGGCAATTTTGACACTGTGCTCAAAATGAAAGCCGAGGTCGTGGGCTTCAAGGAGGATGGGCAATGGTCGCACACATTCACCAACCAAGACAGCACCATGCGCCTGACATTAGGCGTTAACACCGTTGACGGCTGGGGCGACATGGTAACGGCCGGCATTGCAATGGTACGCAAGTACATTGAAAGCCTTGCGACCGACGCGAAAACCAAAACGCTTGTGCAGACCGTTCTCCGGCTGCTGAGCACTGACAAGCAGGGCAACCTCAACGCCAGCCGTGTGCTCCAGTTGCAGAAACTTGCCGACGAGAGCGACGACGACCAGTTCAAAGAGGGTGTGAAAATTATTCGCGAGAGTTACCAGCCGACGGCCACACGGCGCTATATCCGCGCCCAGTACCGCGACAAAGGGACCGGCGCTTGGCGTAACATACCGCTTGGCATTACAGACGTGGATCTTCTGACCGAGGAAGAAAAAGCCCCGGAAGCGACCGCAGAGGCGGACGAGACCGAGGCAAAGGCAGAGCCTTAA
- a CDS encoding phage protein GemA/Gp16 family protein, with translation MAKKENKTMDQIHKGLLKRYHTLCTVLGLDDEAKRAILTSWGVESSRDLSQHQLIDICAKLSEQVDEKQGTARLDKLRKQVIAAIGGWLRQTGQPENVAKIKGIAERASGYSDFNKIPRERLRNLIATFNNKVKDARAVDALTDALLMQHYTTPGSFDPSNN, from the coding sequence ATGGCGAAAAAGGAAAATAAAACAATGGACCAAATCCACAAAGGGCTATTAAAGCGTTATCACACCCTTTGCACGGTGCTGGGGCTTGATGATGAAGCCAAGCGCGCGATCCTGACAAGCTGGGGCGTTGAGAGCAGCCGCGACCTGAGCCAACACCAGCTCATAGACATTTGCGCCAAGCTGAGCGAGCAGGTGGACGAGAAGCAGGGCACGGCCAGACTTGACAAACTGCGCAAGCAGGTAATTGCCGCGATTGGCGGCTGGCTTCGGCAGACCGGGCAGCCCGAGAACGTGGCGAAGATCAAAGGTATTGCAGAGCGTGCGAGTGGTTACAGCGACTTCAACAAAATACCCCGCGAGAGGCTGCGCAACCTCATAGCGACATTTAACAACAAGGTAAAAGACGCCCGGGCGGTTGACGCTTTGACCGACGCGCTGCTCATGCAGCACTACACGACCCCCGGCAGTTTTGACCCCTCAAACAATTAA
- a CDS encoding ATP-binding protein codes for MSRAISNQNVLAARFETVEFAGEWLASFGRPELRGTWIIWGGSGSGKTTFTLMLCKYLANFGRVAYNSLEQGLSLSLQKAWERVGMGEAGNSVILLNKEELPELRARLNKRKSPEIIIIDSVQYLDGFNWASFKKLKREYPDKLFIFISQADRAGKDPDGKLAGKIRYDAEIKIKVEGFKAFVTTRYEDAERGEGGADFIIWEQGAAEYWAEQLK; via the coding sequence ATGAGCAGAGCGATAAGCAATCAAAATGTGCTTGCAGCGCGGTTTGAGACGGTGGAGTTTGCCGGTGAATGGCTGGCGAGCTTCGGCCGTCCCGAGCTTCGCGGAACGTGGATAATATGGGGCGGCTCCGGCTCCGGCAAAACCACGTTTACGCTCATGCTCTGCAAGTATCTGGCGAACTTTGGGCGCGTGGCCTACAACAGCCTCGAGCAGGGGTTGAGCCTATCACTGCAAAAGGCATGGGAGCGCGTCGGAATGGGCGAAGCCGGCAACAGTGTGATCCTGCTGAACAAAGAGGAACTCCCCGAGCTCCGGGCGCGTCTGAACAAGCGCAAAAGCCCTGAAATAATCATAATTGACAGCGTGCAATATCTGGACGGCTTCAACTGGGCCAGCTTTAAGAAGCTCAAAAGAGAGTACCCCGATAAACTGTTTATTTTCATAAGTCAGGCCGACCGGGCAGGCAAGGATCCGGACGGCAAGTTGGCCGGAAAAATCCGCTATGACGCCGAGATAAAAATCAAGGTTGAGGGCTTCAAGGCATTTGTTACGACACGCTACGAGGACGCAGAGCGGGGCGAGGGCGGCGCGGACTTCATAATCTGGGAGCAGGGCGCGGCAGAGTATTGGGCAGAACAATTAAAGTAA
- a CDS encoding ATP-binding protein — translation MTTQEKQQISDQLRAYCEQKGSQNKAATALKVSSATVSKILAGNWETIADEMWRSIAGQINGRGAEGWQLVPTRAYNAMTFALENAQRDALVMAVIGEAGSGKTEAVKNYTAAGRNVYHLVCSEYWNRRTFMAKVLQTMGVAYSGNTVADMMDAIVDTLKRKETPLIVLDEADKLSDQVLYFFISLYNQLEDHCGIILTATSYLRARIEKGLRLNRKGYAEIFSRLGRKFVELPLHNSEDVAAVCVANGVTDTKTINSIIDEADGDLRRVKRSVWAKVKGGAK, via the coding sequence ATGACAACACAAGAGAAACAACAGATCAGCGACCAGCTCCGCGCCTACTGCGAGCAAAAAGGGAGCCAGAACAAAGCGGCCACCGCGTTAAAGGTGAGCAGCGCGACCGTGAGCAAGATATTGGCCGGCAACTGGGAGACCATAGCCGACGAGATGTGGCGCAGCATAGCCGGGCAGATAAACGGGCGCGGCGCCGAGGGGTGGCAGTTGGTGCCGACCCGTGCCTACAACGCCATGACCTTTGCCCTGGAGAACGCGCAGCGCGACGCCCTGGTGATGGCTGTAATCGGTGAAGCCGGGAGCGGCAAGACCGAGGCCGTAAAGAACTACACGGCAGCCGGGCGCAACGTGTACCACCTTGTTTGCTCCGAGTACTGGAACCGGCGCACGTTCATGGCAAAGGTGCTCCAGACAATGGGCGTGGCATACAGCGGCAACACCGTGGCCGACATGATGGACGCTATTGTAGACACGTTGAAGCGCAAAGAAACGCCGCTCATAGTTCTGGACGAGGCCGACAAGCTGAGCGACCAAGTGCTTTACTTTTTCATAAGCCTTTACAACCAGCTTGAGGACCACTGCGGCATTATCCTGACCGCGACCAGCTACTTGCGCGCCCGGATTGAAAAGGGGCTGCGCCTGAACCGCAAAGGCTATGCGGAGATCTTCAGCCGCTTGGGTCGCAAGTTTGTGGAACTGCCCCTCCACAACAGTGAGGACGTGGCCGCCGTATGCGTCGCCAACGGTGTGACAGACACCAAGACAATTAACAGCATTATAGACGAGGCCGACGGCGACCTGCGGCGCGTTAAACGCTCCGTATGGGCCAAGGTGAAAGGAGGTGCAAAATGA
- a CDS encoding helix-turn-helix domain-containing protein, which yields MNENLDNHSNTIHQRIAQIVKHFAADNNSLAAKNLGVSEGTIRSYRNGTTPKADVLEKIVRTYDVNAMWLLTGVGEMCAPNQSMADNVRISGDTSLVEFFKQFDPLLQQRDDKLLRQAEEIGRLREQLEQARHTIERLEAGKNVSTTHHAPKPAPVVP from the coding sequence ATGAATGAAAATTTAGACAATCATAGCAATACAATTCACCAGAGAATTGCCCAAATAGTTAAGCATTTCGCCGCCGACAACAACTCATTAGCGGCTAAAAATCTTGGTGTTAGCGAGGGGACTATACGGTCTTACCGCAATGGAACGACCCCAAAAGCCGACGTCTTAGAAAAAATCGTAAGAACTTACGACGTTAACGCTATGTGGCTTCTGACCGGAGTAGGGGAGATGTGCGCCCCTAACCAGTCCATGGCCGATAATGTCAGAATTTCCGGGGATACCTCACTCGTTGAATTTTTTAAGCAATTTGACCCCTTGCTTCAACAACGGGACGACAAGCTACTCCGACAAGCTGAGGAAATCGGGCGACTCCGCGAACAACTGGAACAAGCACGCCACACCATTGAACGCCTTGAAGCCGGAAAAAACGTCTCTACTACCCACCACGCCCCGAAGCCTGCGCCTGTTGTTCCTTAG